CGGGCTGACCCTGTTCCACACCTACACGGGCTACGGCGCGGACAAGACCTCGTTGCGGCTGATGCAGGCGGGCACCGGCGTCTTCCTGATCGCGCTGCCCATCGACCTGATCAACCACCGGATCAACGGCCTGGACATCACGTCGTGGAGCGGGTCGCACGCCCTGCTGTACCTGGGCACCGCGATCATGCTGGCCGGCGCGATCCGGGGGTGGATCAAGCTGTACCCGGCCGGCCGGTGGCGGCTGCCCGGCCTGGCCGCGCTGTGGTTCTTCTTCCTGGAGAACATGTGGTTCCCCAACCAGCACCAGGAGTACGGGGTGCTGGAGATCGCCTCCTGGGACCGGGGCGAGCCGTACGCGGAGCCGATCCTGCTCCAGTTCGCGGCCGACCAGATCGGCCGCCCGGTGGACCGCGAGTCGATCGTCCAGTTCTCACTGCCCATCCCGGACTGGGTCTACCCGGTCTGGGGCCTCGTCGCGGCGGCTCTCGTGCTGGTGATCGCACGGCGCACGCTCGGCACGAAGTGGGCCGCGACGGCGGTGGCCGGCGGTTACGTCGCCTTCCGCTGCCTGGCCTGGCCGCTGCTCGCGGGCGCCGACTTCCCGCTGTCCGCCGTGCCGCTGTTCCTGGTGCTCGTCGGCCTCGCCGTGGACGCCGCCCACCTGGGCCGGGTGCCCGCGCCGGTGGCCGCGATCCTCGGCTCGGCGGCCGTCACCGGGCTCGGCTACGGCGGGATCTGGGCGCAGCAGGCGTTGGACGCCGCCCCGCCGATCCTCTACCCGTCGGCGGCGGTGACGTTCGTGGTCCTCGCCGTGCTGTGGGTGCTGGCCGACCGGATCAAGGTGGGGCAGGCCCCCGCACAACCACTGGTGACTGCCTGATTCACCCGAAGGCGACTTCCCCGAAGGATTGATCACGTCAGATCAATCCTTCGGGGGAGTCGAATGCGGACACTTCTACGCACCACGACGGCGGCCGTCGTCGCCGCCGCGCTGCTGACCACGGGCGCCGTCACCGCGTCCGCCACGGACCGGCTCACCGGCCTCGCCGACGGCCTCGTGGCGGCGGGCGCGCCGGGGGTCATCGTCCGGGTGGACAACGGCCGCCGGGTCACCGAGCTGGCCCGCCAGGCGCGCTGGACCGTCCAGGACCACCGCCTGCGCCCGACCGACCAGTTCCGGATGGCGTCGAACACGAAGACGGTGACGGCGACGATCGCCCTCCAGCTCGTCGCCGAGGGCACGCTGGCGCTGGCGGACCCGGTGGAGAAGTGGCTGCCGGGCGCCGTCCCGAACGGCGGGGCGATCACCGTCGAGATGCTGCTCAAGCAGACCAGCGGCCTGTTCGACTACCTCGACGACCCGCGGCTGGTACCGCTCATCATCGGCCGGGAGCAGCACGACTGGCAGCCCGCCGAGCTGGTCGCCGTCGCCGTCGAGCACCCGCCGCTCTTCGCCCCGGGCGAGCGCTGGGACTACAGCAACACGAACTACACGCTCGCCGGCATGGTCCTGGAGAAGGCGTCCGGCCGGACCTACGCCGACCTGGTCGGGCAGCGCGTCATCAGGCCGCTCCGGCTCACCGACACCCGCGTGCCGACCGACGCGACGTTCCCCGGCAGGCACGCGCACGGCTACGAGCCGGACGCCGAGCACCTGGCGCCGCACCTGCCGCCCGGCACGCCTCCGGGCACCGGTTTCGCCGGTCCCGAGCACGACGACCACGTGGACGTCACCGGGATC
This is a stretch of genomic DNA from Saccharothrix ecbatanensis. It encodes these proteins:
- a CDS encoding serine hydrolase domain-containing protein, which produces MRTLLRTTTAAVVAAALLTTGAVTASATDRLTGLADGLVAAGAPGVIVRVDNGRRVTELARQARWTVQDHRLRPTDQFRMASNTKTVTATIALQLVAEGTLALADPVEKWLPGAVPNGGAITVEMLLKQTSGLFDYLDDPRLVPLIIGREQHDWQPAELVAVAVEHPPLFAPGERWDYSNTNYTLAGMVLEKASGRTYADLVGQRVIRPLRLTDTRVPTDATFPGRHAHGYEPDAEHLAPHLPPGTPPGTGFAGPEHDDHVDVTGIDISPAWAAGGMTSTARDWQRFQSALFSGRLLPREQLRTMLATVPQDQGADRYGLGVMEISTPCGTVWGHTGGLPGYSSYNFADRTGARTVSVLTTRMELFAPENTAAEKALFEAAVCRMYS